In the genome of Sorangium aterium, one region contains:
- a CDS encoding EamA family transporter encodes MATWWIYALLSAVFAAATAILAKIGVEGVPSTLATAVRTVVILVFAWGIVFAAGHHREIAKISARTAVFLALSGLATGASWLAYFQALKLGPASRVAPIDKLSLAFTIALAAVALGEPITWKLALGVGLMVAGALLTLA; translated from the coding sequence ATGGCAACCTGGTGGATCTACGCGCTCCTCTCCGCCGTTTTCGCGGCCGCGACCGCGATCTTGGCCAAGATCGGCGTAGAGGGCGTCCCATCCACCCTCGCGACGGCGGTCCGGACCGTCGTGATCCTCGTCTTTGCCTGGGGGATCGTCTTCGCTGCCGGCCATCACCGCGAGATCGCCAAGATCAGCGCCCGCACCGCCGTGTTCCTCGCCCTGTCGGGCCTCGCCACGGGCGCCTCCTGGCTCGCGTACTTCCAGGCCCTGAAGCTCGGCCCGGCGTCCCGCGTCGCGCCCATCGACAAGCTGAGCCTCGCGTTCACCATCGCGCTCGCGGCGGTCGCCCTCGGCGAGCCCATCACCTGGAAGCTCGCGCTCGGGGTGGGGCTGATGGTCGCTGGCGCCCTGCTCACGCTGGCCTGA
- a CDS encoding LysR substrate-binding domain-containing protein → MDLRHLRYFTAVAEERHFGRAAQRLGIAQPPLSRQIQDLESELGFSLFDRSRRRVELTPAGAAFLAHVRRVFDALDLAVHEARRASVGETGRLVLGYLSSLAYSGITELVRTFRGELPAVELALREMPPQEQIEALKDGRIDVGFVRAPLHDPRLASECVRREPLLVALPADHPLAARKRIPLELLSREPFVVFPRQRGSAFFDLVMGLCREAGFSPRIAQEALHLDILSLVAAGFGVSILPESIKNVGRKGLALRPIVGAPSTDLLVAWRADDASPTLRRFLSFVRRVGVNRGKPRAARGAPGEPGEGKRGRRARGAAAARPDAAE, encoded by the coding sequence ATGGATCTGCGCCACCTCCGGTACTTCACGGCCGTCGCCGAGGAGCGGCACTTCGGCCGCGCGGCGCAGCGGCTCGGCATCGCCCAGCCGCCGCTGAGCCGGCAGATCCAGGATCTCGAGTCCGAGCTCGGGTTCTCGCTCTTCGATCGCTCGAGGCGGCGCGTCGAGCTGACGCCCGCGGGCGCGGCGTTCCTCGCCCATGTCCGGCGGGTCTTCGACGCGCTCGATCTCGCGGTGCACGAGGCCCGGCGCGCGAGCGTGGGCGAGACCGGGCGCCTCGTGCTCGGCTACCTGTCGTCGCTCGCGTACAGCGGCATCACCGAGCTGGTCCGCACCTTTCGCGGCGAGCTCCCCGCCGTGGAGCTCGCGCTGCGCGAGATGCCGCCGCAGGAGCAGATCGAGGCGCTCAAGGACGGGCGCATCGACGTCGGCTTCGTGAGGGCGCCGCTCCACGACCCCCGGCTCGCGTCCGAGTGCGTCCGGCGCGAGCCGCTCCTCGTCGCCCTGCCGGCCGACCACCCGCTCGCCGCGCGGAAGCGCATCCCGCTCGAGCTCCTGTCGCGCGAGCCGTTCGTCGTGTTCCCGCGCCAGCGCGGGTCGGCCTTCTTCGACCTGGTGATGGGGCTCTGCCGCGAGGCGGGCTTCTCCCCGCGCATCGCGCAGGAGGCGCTGCACCTCGACATCCTGAGCCTGGTGGCCGCGGGGTTCGGCGTCTCTATCCTGCCGGAATCCATCAAGAATGTCGGGCGCAAGGGGCTCGCGCTGCGGCCGATCGTCGGCGCGCCGTCGACCGACCTGCTCGTCGCGTGGCGCGCCGACGACGCCTCACCCACGCTCCGGCGGTTCCTGTCGTTCGTGCGGCGGGTCGGCGTCAATAGGGGCAAGCCGCGCGCCGCGCGCGGCGCGCCGGGGGAACCGGGGGAAGGCAAGCGCGGCCGCCGCGCCCGCGGGGCCGCCGCGGCGAGGCCAGACGCAGCGGAATAG
- a CDS encoding substrate-binding domain-containing protein has product MSPDRAIGIMCPDIWGSYVCELLGGIQSAAARAGYRVLAIRASPRDVHRLRLARDQVDGWIALIDAAELEPFLDDGRPVVTLSARPKEDARCPYVLPDNHGGALSAVRHLLDHGHERIVFAGHMAHEDIRQRFQAYRDALEERGISFDPDLVFDLPNNERASGRLAVQRLLEEGVTCTAMFMSADKEALGVLDAFAEAGIRVPEDIALVGFDDIEAARYASPPLTTVRQRFDRLGGTAAELLIDLLAGRELPCAGHIAPTTLVLRRSCGCSPAPALRDAPPSSRSAAAPASGPPSSRSAAAPSGALARELAALASASTSLDPSSPAEEAWAGATEVVLGLEAAVWGRPGPAAAALERAWREAAEQMPDIDQLLEMVDRLERAGQRMLSGAGDAAAERRVAAYIRAARRAMMEGRVAIEAARADYLNGLLDINLVIRETLLADAGGGGSKLSWLSAVQMSWGCLAVWEAPGDTGRALRIVESCSPGATTASPEAGARVAAEAFPRREWLPAAAQRDDHVLRLIPLRGEGEDRGVLAVCAPVSSPLGLDHRDMEMWVAMLTAALERAALIESLIEQEQQARAAYERERALADDVRQLGCPVIPLDQGVLLVPLVGAIDLERARHVLEVVLAELSRQEAEVLLMDITGVPFADMQVAASLMKTTRAALLLGAEVIVVGMRPQVAQGFIRLGIDLQGMTLHQTLGSALSALRGRRQPLKAPPGPRA; this is encoded by the coding sequence ATGTCGCCCGATAGAGCCATCGGCATCATGTGCCCCGACATCTGGGGCAGCTATGTTTGCGAGCTTCTCGGCGGTATCCAGTCGGCCGCCGCGCGCGCTGGATATCGGGTGCTCGCCATCAGGGCGTCCCCGCGAGACGTTCACAGGCTGCGGCTCGCGCGAGACCAGGTCGACGGGTGGATCGCGCTCATCGACGCGGCGGAACTCGAGCCCTTCCTCGACGATGGGCGGCCCGTCGTGACCCTCAGCGCGCGCCCCAAAGAGGACGCGCGCTGTCCCTACGTCCTGCCCGACAACCACGGTGGCGCCCTCTCGGCCGTACGCCACCTGCTCGACCACGGGCACGAGCGGATCGTCTTCGCGGGGCACATGGCGCACGAGGACATCCGGCAGCGCTTCCAGGCCTACCGGGACGCGCTCGAGGAGCGCGGCATCTCGTTCGACCCCGACCTCGTCTTCGATCTCCCGAACAACGAGCGGGCGAGCGGTCGGCTCGCCGTGCAGCGGCTGCTGGAAGAGGGCGTCACCTGCACCGCGATGTTCATGTCGGCCGACAAGGAGGCGCTCGGGGTCCTCGACGCGTTCGCCGAGGCTGGCATCCGCGTCCCCGAGGACATCGCGCTCGTCGGGTTCGACGACATCGAGGCGGCCCGGTACGCCTCGCCGCCGCTGACGACGGTCCGCCAGCGGTTCGACCGGCTCGGCGGGACGGCCGCCGAGCTGCTCATCGACCTCCTCGCCGGGCGGGAGCTCCCCTGCGCGGGGCACATCGCGCCGACGACCCTGGTCCTGCGCCGCTCCTGCGGCTGCTCGCCCGCCCCGGCGCTGCGCGACGCGCCCCCGTCGTCCCGCAGCGCCGCTGCGCCGGCCAGCGGGCCCCCGTCGTCCCGCAGCGCCGCCGCGCCGTCCGGCGCGCTCGCGCGGGAGCTCGCCGCGCTCGCGAGCGCCTCGACATCCCTCGATCCGAGCTCGCCGGCGGAAGAGGCCTGGGCCGGGGCGACGGAGGTGGTCCTCGGGCTCGAGGCCGCCGTCTGGGGCAGGCCCGGCCCCGCCGCCGCGGCGCTGGAGAGGGCCTGGCGGGAGGCCGCGGAGCAGATGCCCGACATCGACCAGCTCCTCGAGATGGTCGACCGGCTGGAGCGGGCCGGCCAGAGGATGCTCAGCGGCGCGGGGGACGCCGCCGCAGAGCGGCGCGTCGCGGCGTACATCCGGGCGGCCCGGCGCGCCATGATGGAGGGCCGGGTGGCCATCGAGGCGGCCCGCGCCGACTACCTGAACGGCCTGCTCGACATCAACCTCGTCATCCGGGAGACGCTCCTGGCGGACGCGGGCGGCGGCGGGAGCAAGCTGAGCTGGCTCTCCGCGGTGCAGATGAGCTGGGGCTGCCTCGCCGTGTGGGAAGCGCCCGGGGACACGGGTCGCGCGCTGCGGATCGTCGAGAGCTGCTCCCCCGGGGCGACGACGGCCTCGCCCGAAGCGGGCGCGCGCGTCGCGGCCGAGGCGTTCCCGCGCCGCGAGTGGCTGCCAGCCGCCGCCCAGCGCGACGACCACGTCCTCCGGCTCATCCCGCTCCGGGGCGAGGGTGAGGATCGCGGCGTCCTCGCCGTCTGCGCCCCTGTGAGCAGCCCGCTCGGGCTGGATCACCGGGACATGGAGATGTGGGTGGCGATGCTCACCGCGGCGCTCGAGCGCGCGGCGCTGATCGAGTCGCTGATCGAGCAGGAGCAGCAGGCGCGCGCCGCCTACGAGCGCGAGCGCGCCCTCGCGGACGACGTGCGCCAGCTCGGGTGCCCGGTCATCCCGCTCGACCAGGGCGTGCTGCTCGTGCCGCTCGTCGGAGCCATCGATCTGGAGCGCGCGCGCCACGTGCTCGAGGTGGTGCTCGCGGAGCTCAGCCGCCAGGAAGCCGAGGTGCTGCTGATGGATATCACCGGCGTGCCCTTCGCCGACATGCAGGTCGCGGCGTCGCTGATGAAGACGACCCGCGCCGCCCTCCTGCTCGGCGCCGAGGTCATCGTCGTGGGGATGCGGCCGCAGGTCGCGCAGGGGTTCATCCGCCTCGGCATCGACCTCCAGGGCATGACGCTCCACCAGACCCTCGGCAGCGCGCTCTCGGCGCTGCGCGGCAGGCGGCAGCCGCTCAAGGCGCCGCCGGGCCCCCGCGCCTGA
- a CDS encoding efflux RND transporter permease subunit: MWLVRIALQRTYTFIVMSMLIVILGVFTVARMPTDIFPDIDIPVLSVIFNYGGLPPEEMEKRIVNNYERFLTTTVNDIDHIESQSLTGISIIKIFLQPGASIEAATAQVTAISQTAIRQMPPGISPPLIIRYSASNVPILQAALESESLSEQQLFDYAVNFIRADIATIRGTQIPYPYGGKQRQIMVDIDPQRLFAWGLSPRDVNAALGLQNVILPSGTAKMGENEYPVILNSSPAAFEELGKLPLRTVNGRTVYLRDVASVRDGSAPQTNMVHVEGKRSVLLSILKNGSASTLDVASRIHAMLPATLEKLPKELKVSLLFDQSVFVRAAVSGVVHEALIAAGLTALMIVLFLGSWRSTLIVVISIPLSILVSIIALNALGHTLNVMTLGGMALAVGILVDDATVAIENIHRNLGQRKPFLRAIVDGAQEIAVPALVSTLCICIVFVPVAFITGAARSLFVPMAMAVVFAMLTSYFLSRTLVPTLVRLLLEREAAEHAHGHAAPQGLFGRVFAAFNRAFDRLRAAYGGWLAWALAHRALFVGAFLALVAASVALIPLLGRDFFPTVDAGLIKLHVRGPPGTRLEESERRFARIEETIRGALPPGEIRTMLDSIGIPASGINLSLSEGAQISSADGQIFIALAEHHRPTADHVRALRARLNAAYPDTTFFFLAPDISTQVLNFGLAAPINVQVVGPIGKEDETYAVALKIADRMERIPGAVDVHLAQVPARPQLRIDVDRTMADQLGLSQRDVASDVLVSLSSSGQTSPTYWLDKRGVQYLVAVQTPQYAMGSIDDVNTTPLSTGDGRPQLLSNVASMSRTTGPANITHYNVARTFDVQANVDGTDLGSVAGAVARVVDELRPELPRGTKVTIKGQAESMDTSFTGLGYGLLFAVVLVYLLMVVNFQSWLDPLIILMALPGAVAGIAWVLFVTHTTLSVPALMGSIMCVGVATANSILVVTFANDQRKLGRDAGTAALAAGMTRLRPVLMTALAMIFGMLPMSLGLGEGGEQNAPLGRAVIGGLLVATLSTLFFVPVMYSLLRNKAPARDLLAEDL, translated from the coding sequence ATGTGGCTCGTCCGGATCGCGCTTCAACGCACGTACACGTTCATCGTGATGTCGATGCTGATCGTCATCCTGGGCGTGTTCACCGTCGCCCGGATGCCGACGGACATCTTCCCGGACATCGACATCCCGGTCCTGTCTGTAATTTTCAACTACGGCGGCCTCCCCCCCGAGGAGATGGAGAAGCGCATCGTCAACAATTACGAGCGCTTCCTCACCACGACCGTCAACGACATCGATCACATCGAGAGCCAGTCGCTCACCGGCATCTCGATCATCAAGATCTTCCTCCAGCCCGGGGCCAGCATCGAGGCCGCCACGGCGCAGGTCACGGCGATCTCGCAGACCGCGATCCGCCAGATGCCGCCCGGGATCAGCCCGCCGCTCATCATCCGTTACAGCGCCTCCAACGTGCCGATCCTCCAGGCCGCGCTGGAGAGCGAGTCGCTGAGCGAGCAGCAGCTCTTCGACTACGCGGTCAACTTCATCCGCGCCGACATCGCCACGATCCGGGGCACGCAGATCCCGTACCCGTACGGCGGGAAGCAGCGGCAGATCATGGTCGACATCGACCCCCAGCGCCTCTTCGCCTGGGGGCTGTCGCCGCGGGACGTGAACGCGGCGCTCGGGCTGCAGAACGTCATCCTGCCCTCCGGCACGGCGAAGATGGGGGAGAACGAGTACCCCGTCATCCTGAACAGCAGCCCCGCGGCCTTCGAGGAGCTCGGCAAGCTGCCGCTCAGGACCGTGAACGGCAGGACCGTGTACCTCCGCGACGTCGCGAGCGTGCGCGACGGGAGCGCGCCGCAGACGAACATGGTGCACGTCGAGGGCAAGCGCAGCGTGCTCCTGAGCATCCTCAAGAACGGGAGCGCGAGCACGCTCGACGTCGCCTCGCGCATCCACGCGATGCTGCCCGCCACGCTGGAGAAGCTCCCGAAGGAGCTCAAGGTCTCGCTGCTCTTCGATCAGTCGGTGTTCGTCCGCGCCGCGGTCTCCGGGGTCGTGCACGAGGCGCTGATCGCCGCGGGGCTCACGGCGCTCATGATCGTGCTGTTCCTCGGGAGCTGGCGCAGCACGCTCATCGTCGTCATCAGCATCCCGCTCTCGATCCTCGTCTCGATCATCGCCCTGAACGCCCTCGGCCACACGCTCAACGTGATGACGCTCGGCGGGATGGCGCTCGCCGTCGGGATCCTCGTCGACGACGCGACCGTGGCCATCGAGAACATCCACAGGAACCTCGGGCAGCGGAAGCCGTTCCTGCGCGCCATCGTCGACGGGGCGCAGGAGATCGCCGTCCCGGCGCTCGTCTCCACGCTCTGCATCTGCATCGTCTTCGTGCCGGTCGCCTTCATCACCGGCGCAGCGCGGTCGCTCTTCGTGCCGATGGCCATGGCGGTCGTCTTCGCCATGCTCACGTCGTACTTCCTGTCGCGGACGCTCGTCCCGACGCTCGTGCGCCTGCTGCTCGAGCGCGAGGCGGCGGAGCACGCGCACGGCCACGCCGCTCCCCAAGGCCTCTTCGGGCGCGTCTTCGCCGCGTTCAACCGCGCCTTCGACCGGCTGCGGGCGGCGTACGGCGGGTGGCTCGCGTGGGCGCTCGCGCACCGGGCCCTGTTCGTCGGGGCGTTCCTTGCGCTCGTCGCCGCCTCGGTCGCGCTGATCCCGCTCCTCGGCCGCGACTTCTTCCCGACCGTCGACGCGGGGCTCATCAAGCTCCACGTGCGCGGCCCGCCGGGCACCCGCCTCGAGGAGAGCGAGCGGCGCTTCGCCCGGATCGAGGAGACCATCCGCGGCGCGCTCCCGCCGGGCGAGATCCGGACGATGCTCGACAGCATCGGGATCCCGGCGAGCGGCATCAACCTGTCGCTCAGCGAGGGCGCGCAGATCTCGTCGGCCGACGGGCAGATCTTCATCGCGCTCGCGGAGCACCACCGGCCCACGGCCGACCACGTCCGGGCGCTCCGCGCGAGGCTCAACGCGGCGTACCCCGACACGACGTTCTTCTTCCTCGCCCCCGACATCTCGACGCAGGTGCTGAACTTCGGCCTCGCGGCGCCGATCAACGTCCAGGTCGTCGGCCCGATCGGCAAGGAGGACGAGACCTACGCCGTCGCGCTGAAGATCGCCGATCGCATGGAGAGGATCCCCGGCGCCGTCGACGTCCACCTCGCGCAGGTGCCGGCGAGGCCGCAGCTCCGCATCGACGTCGACCGCACCATGGCCGACCAGCTGGGGCTCAGCCAGCGCGACGTGGCGAGCGACGTGCTCGTCTCGCTCTCGTCGAGCGGGCAGACGTCACCGACCTACTGGCTGGACAAGCGCGGCGTGCAGTACCTCGTCGCCGTCCAGACGCCCCAGTACGCGATGGGGTCCATCGACGACGTGAACACGACGCCGCTGTCGACCGGCGACGGCCGCCCCCAGCTCCTGTCCAACGTCGCGTCGATGTCGCGCACGACCGGGCCGGCGAACATCACCCACTACAACGTCGCGAGGACGTTCGACGTCCAGGCGAACGTCGACGGCACCGACCTCGGCTCGGTCGCGGGCGCCGTCGCGCGCGTCGTGGACGAGCTCAGGCCCGAGCTGCCGCGCGGGACGAAGGTGACCATCAAGGGGCAGGCCGAGAGCATGGACACCTCGTTCACGGGGCTCGGCTACGGGCTCCTCTTCGCGGTCGTGCTCGTCTACCTGCTGATGGTCGTGAACTTCCAGTCGTGGCTCGACCCGCTCATCATCCTGATGGCGCTCCCGGGCGCGGTGGCCGGCATCGCGTGGGTGCTCTTCGTGACGCACACGACGCTGAGCGTGCCCGCGCTCATGGGCTCGATCATGTGCGTCGGCGTCGCCACGGCGAACAGCATCCTCGTCGTGACGTTCGCGAACGACCAGCGCAAGCTGGGCCGCGACGCGGGCACCGCGGCCCTCGCCGCGGGCATGACGCGCCTCAGGCCGGTGCTCATGACGGCGCTCGCGATGATCTTCGGCATGCTGCCCATGTCGCTCGGCCTGGGCGAGGGCGGCGAGCAGAACGCCCCGCTGGGGCGCGCGGTCATCGGCGGTCTCCTCGTCGCGACGCTGAGCACCCTCTTCTTCGTGCCCGTGATGTACAGCCTCCTCCGGAACAAGGCCCCGGCCAGAGACCTGCTCGCAGAGGACCTATGA
- a CDS encoding tetratricopeptide repeat protein codes for MAQDAVTRLGREALSQYTRDELIDLADRELARTAEPLVFLAEASRSEAALDDRIASLYERALRSPSPLVRFHAAWCVYDTRACWARFIPVLQAAREAEDDEPNRENIDVVIDLLQTELREEEEEQIRWAHPGLARVEYDVTRRRSLSSEERAALTQAVDFLRMPYDIYHWYSERSLNMSLERALTSLRQLERWWDEIAPSFQPEAPYRHADPFMDEDGIHPLGAYIISSQFLWHYHESDQAERHLLRSFDLAETLMTRGRGGAAQVMPRAPLKERYLDNVSRAYHDPRLYAVNHFYLGELYERRGAHEQAARHYARFAELEPDFSPRNSYSSHPDYYDVKRFYPGTVEAYGRLGNLYRDRLGNPDRARFYYEKALRLSPSHHTPYRDYARLLEQADPCGALDLLRQEIEVLTSYPDPDPSPNSRCLPFEPREVVERFRAWRSHPMAPRDEVDAVARSIVRFLKGLSVEPYRFAYSEWNDLAQQVESVSSPSA; via the coding sequence ATGGCTCAGGATGCGGTCACGCGGCTCGGCAGGGAGGCGCTCTCGCAGTACACCCGCGATGAGCTGATCGACCTGGCTGACCGCGAGCTGGCCCGCACGGCGGAACCGCTCGTGTTCCTCGCGGAGGCGTCGCGAAGTGAAGCCGCGCTCGATGACCGGATCGCGTCGCTCTACGAGCGCGCGCTGCGGTCTCCGTCTCCGCTGGTCCGGTTCCATGCGGCCTGGTGCGTATACGACACCAGAGCTTGCTGGGCCCGGTTCATCCCCGTCCTGCAGGCCGCCCGCGAGGCCGAGGACGACGAGCCGAACCGGGAGAACATCGACGTCGTGATCGACCTTCTGCAGACCGAGCTCCGGGAGGAGGAAGAGGAGCAGATCCGGTGGGCGCACCCGGGGCTCGCTCGCGTCGAGTACGACGTGACCAGGCGACGATCGCTGTCCAGCGAGGAGCGCGCCGCGCTCACGCAGGCCGTCGACTTCCTGCGCATGCCGTACGATATCTACCATTGGTACTCCGAGCGAAGCCTGAACATGTCACTGGAGCGCGCGCTCACGTCGCTTCGCCAGCTCGAGCGCTGGTGGGACGAGATCGCGCCTTCGTTCCAGCCCGAGGCCCCCTATCGACACGCGGATCCGTTCATGGACGAGGACGGCATCCACCCGCTGGGGGCCTACATCATCAGCAGCCAGTTCCTGTGGCATTATCACGAATCGGACCAGGCGGAGCGCCATCTCCTCCGCTCGTTCGACCTGGCAGAGACGCTCATGACGCGGGGGCGGGGCGGAGCGGCTCAGGTCATGCCGCGCGCGCCTCTGAAGGAGCGATATCTGGACAACGTCTCGCGGGCCTATCACGACCCGCGCCTCTACGCGGTCAATCATTTCTACCTGGGAGAGCTCTATGAGCGCCGGGGCGCTCATGAGCAGGCCGCGCGGCACTACGCGCGCTTCGCCGAGCTCGAGCCCGATTTCTCCCCGAGGAACTCGTACTCCTCCCACCCGGATTACTACGACGTCAAGCGGTTCTATCCGGGGACGGTCGAGGCGTACGGCAGGCTCGGGAACCTGTACCGCGATCGGCTGGGCAATCCGGATCGGGCGCGGTTCTACTACGAGAAGGCCCTGCGGCTGAGCCCGTCGCACCACACCCCTTATCGGGATTATGCGCGCCTGCTGGAGCAGGCCGATCCTTGCGGGGCGCTCGATCTCCTGCGGCAGGAGATCGAGGTGCTGACCTCCTATCCGGATCCCGACCCAAGCCCGAACTCGCGGTGTCTGCCCTTCGAGCCTCGGGAGGTGGTCGAGCGGTTCCGTGCATGGCGTTCTCACCCGATGGCGCCGCGCGATGAGGTCGACGCCGTGGCGCGATCGATCGTCCGATTCCTGAAGGGCCTGTCCGTCGAGCCCTATCGGTTTGCGTACTCCGAGTGGAATGACCTCGCGCAGCAGGTGGAGAGCGTCTCGTCTCCGAGCGCGTGA